The window CTGCATATAAAAAGCATACGGCTCTTTAACAGAACTGATTGATGACATCCAACCATATACATCGATCGCCCAATAAAACAGACAATAAGcttgcaaacaacaacaaatacgtccgacgaccaaaacaaatattacaaaagaataaccaacaaacatatatcactgtgattaggggtgtgcattcgaTTAACCGAAACCAAAACCGAAATTTATTTCGGTTAATCGAAACTGAAATTCTATGAAAAACTCTACCGAATACCGAATCGAATTAATttcggttttgtaaccgaaccaaaatttaaatttcgatTAATACCGAAAATCGAAATTATTAAACGAAATTTTTAGAAAACCTCTGAAAAGTAAAAACtatgaaaataatttgaaataaacatCATTACATCAAGCATTAAGATAATTTGTTGCTTAAAAATTACAACTGCAAGTCTCCAATGAGTCACTTTAAGACGGTGGTTAAAGATATTTAAGTTCACAATCCAAGTTAATAAAAAGAGTCTTCAGCCAGTAGCCAGTCCTTTGTTCCTGATATCTTGATTTGATAATGTCACCTACACCTGCacctgatattttttttataaaataaataaaactttgGTTAAccgttcggttttcggttaccTGCGATTAAAAAAGtgaataaccgaaaatgaaaatttggttATCGAAAACCGaactgaaatataaatttcgattaactgaaccgaaattatttcggttaaccgaaaaccgaactgaATGCACACACCCCTAACTGTGATATTGAGAGGGtgtgtaggttgtgtttagatatccaaaaccctacaacctgtagaagtatttataggtgcagaaagacttgtgtgctactcttttccataattaaataatctgaaatagaatcagattaaaaaacttgcaaactactatatttcataaataatctgaaacagaatcaaattaatatttgcaatttattatattccataagtaatctgaaacagaatcagattaatacttgcaatttattatattccatataTAATtcgaaacagaatcagattaatttatgccaagatatataccatatcaattaatctgaaacaaatttttttgatatctttaatccaaaaattccagaaaattagaaaaatagaacggagcgatgtgagaggcgccacctacacggcacacgcccctcgcttctcctttatataagtatattgatttttttcgTGAAAACCGGCAATTTAGTACATAACAAAATAATGAGTGTacctaatatataatatatataatataaacaaacacaaacacgtATAATGTTAAATGAAATTACAATTTAATCACCATGAATTAGACTcaactattttattatattgtcgCCGAGGAGCTGGATTTAAAATCATATCAGTTTAAGATTTAAGATTTTCATATCCAAACATAATTAGTTGTTCAGTTATATAACATACATTTAAGTATATCCCTCTTTTCTTACTCAACTGATATGTTATCAATCCTCCTGAAATTGTTATCCGTCTTCGATAAACATACCCTATCACATCAATCTACCTTCTCTCACTTTCCAATACATCGATGTCACACATGACGGAGCCAGAGTTTATTATCAGGGAGGGTCACATCAATCTACATTATCTCACTTTCCTATAAATCGATGTCACACTCAGTGGCAGAGCCGGGGTTGAGGgccaaaatatgttaaaaaaattcccCTCAAACTGAAAATAGGGAAagccaaaatatgataaaaaaaatttaaaaacaatgacTACACAAGGATTCAAATATGGGTCCTTCGTAAAATTCCACTTGATCTACATATCACACATGATCATACTATACGGGAAGTggttataaaaatttgaaggagGGCCCAAACGGGTCCTGAGCCCAATATGACTCCGTCACTGGTCCCTTAATCTTGACAAATACAATCTATTGTCACTCACTAATCCAATGTAACATACGCATCCTGCGTTTATAAATTTATGCGATCTTGATTTAAATTGATACTGGTTTATATGTACTactgatttaaattaattatacaaaaattttaatatttgcttTTTAACAATGACATACACCTTAtaatttctataattttaaattttgatttttgtcaCACGTCTTAAATATTTGACCATATagttaaatttaacttttaaaaaaaaattcaataaatatatGCAACAAAAgttttaattaacaaaaaagtTTATTACACGAAGTTAAATTTAGTCGTAGCCAAGTATTTAAAACCGTGTGTCAAAAAGCAAATTTATCATCAAATAAAAGAAACGAGGGAGTACCAACTAAGTAATATTTGagtgataattattatttttaagatatcctttttattatatatttaaataaatatatctcagttaatatatttatgatatttttttataaaaaatatctgttgataaatttaaatacaaataatcaagagtgtttgatattttaattttttagtataaatatttcttataaaaataaaatccaaacacttttaattatatgtatataaatatatttatgggcttttttttattcataaccacagtatctttgaaaatattttagagaaggtagtatttttgaaaataagattggataaggtagtacaaatcctgatttcaagtttcagatttcaaatgtcattttcgacctcgtCTTtggaatctatatatatatatatatatatatatatatatatgatttgtagttgcatatatggttgcatatgaggttgtattcagttgattctattgtaatctaatggccccgccaggattatatatatatcgactccaaagatgaggtcgaaaatgacatttgaaaactgaaacttgtaatcaggatttgtagttgcatatatggtagcatatgcaaccaccgtatttttggaaaatattttcaaaaaggtagtatttttgaaaatattttagagaaggtagtacttttgaaaataagattggagaaggtagtatttttgaaaataagattagagaaggtagtatacaagataattcccctataTCTATTTAGTAAGAACAACTCCGACTATAAAAAAATCCTTACCTAAAAAATGAGTTCgcatgataaaaataaaaaatattgataatctTGTAAAAAATATCACACTCTAATCATACTCTTTTCTTCTATCATTTTAGTCAATTTATTatgaatgattatatttgtcgaatcacGACAACAGATTTCACGATTGTCAtattaaacaatatattttatttataataatttataaatataataatataatatatttaagaataCAATCAATCAGTATAAGTATTACCATCCAAACAGAATGTGTGGTAGGTTGAGCAGATTTTATATATCGGAGACGTTCTAAACACTTCTTTTTCGGTAACCATTTCACGCAGACACGCTGTTAGAAAAGTTTTCTCCGATGACAAGCTTAAAACACGTGTCAATTTTTCAGCCATAAATTCCTCAGTACCCTGAAGAATGTTTACTCACAGCAGCTTCTTACATTCTCATACATATggattcattattttttattaaattgaacATAGATATAACGGGATGATCTGTTGAATTAAATCAAAGCTCAGCGACTCTACTATAACGTATTCTGACCATAATTTATTTAAGGGACACTGTGTGTACGCgacatacaaaatatatatataaattgtgaTGGGTGAAAGAAATTAAAGGGGGTTTAAATTGGAGGACCTAAAATAGGTATCATATACTTCTTAAATAATAAAGTCGTATTTATAAACTTAAATGTAAATTTATTAAGATGGTCATCATATTAGCTAGTACTGCAGTATATTCAATATTCTAACAATGATTTTTTCAACAAATATTAAAGatacattaatttataaaatcatttaatatttGCCATTATAACAGCTAGggatgagcaaaaccgaaccgaaaaccggaaccgaaaccgaaaccacaAAAAACTGGACGAAACCGCACCACCAAAAATCGAACCAAttaataaccgaaccgaataaaaaccgaaccattAATATGGTTGCggtttggttttaaattttttaaaaccgaatacaaatCGAACCgaaccaaataaaattaattatatatgtattttaaattatgtatatcaatattttaatttaattttatagacTATCATATAATTGTCCAATAAACTATATGgtgttttcttcttctttattCTGCTTTACTTCGCcaatatttaagtttatatgcTACAACAGAAGGCGGCAACTAACTGGCAAGGGCTGTCCAGTGCACAGGTTACTTCAATAACCATTAGTAATTTATATGAGATACCTGTGAGGGTGTGGTGTTGCCATAGCTcatgcatatattattttatatatttatattatgaaaaattatatcactatttatatattcatatcgcattttgataaatatatcaaaaaaattatatatttggttttgaaaccgaaaccgtaccatttaaaaccgaaaccgaatttaaaaaaccgaaccgcaccattTATATGtggtttgattttggtttttgattttacaaaCCGCACCGAACCGCACCATGCTCATCCCTGATAACAGCACTTCGTTACCACGCAACATATTACATCAAACCAGATTATAAACTATATAGAAAAGTATATTTGGATCCACatatatgaaataatttaaatacatatatcctAAATCTATAGTTGTGTATAACTATTTTATGATtcagataatttaattttaactaaaattattattaagaagtcataaatacttttaaaaatatatgacctATTTTATAGTGTAAGACTGTAAGTCTAGGTGTTTTATATACTTTCGAGATATATGAACTACTTTATGTAGCtattttataatgattttttaaatacattataCAGTAACAAATTTTAACCGAAACGGGGCGAGCAGAATATGTTCGTAGTCTGAATTTTAACGCCAAAGTCAAGAAAATAGATTAAAATCGAAGTGTACAAATTATATGTACATTTGCCGAGTGAACGCGTCCCACGAGTAAATGTTACAGCTCGACATTTGCTTGTAGTCCTCGTAAACCGTGTCAGCATAGAATTTATACGAAAATGATGAATCCTAAGAGGGGTGTTTTAGTAATTTTGGGCATCAAAGTCGCCGGAAAATAGTACTCCGCCCCGTAAAAGTTGAAGAAAATTGAATGCCACTCAGCCTTAAAAGCTTCCTAACTGTACACCTGACTGAGTTATAATCACATATGTGAAATTGTACAAAATTAATTATGTGGTACAATACAAAAGCAAGAAAAGCAATTCTTCGGTGGGAGAAATCGTAGCAATAGTAGTACTAGTAATTCTTGTAACGATGTTTCAAAATCAGgtcttttatactccctccgtcccctccaattcttatcgTTTGGAATGGAGGgctcgacacgcactttaagactcatataaaatatagttccataacttatttttgtaatttttcttttttgaataaaaatttaaacattagatttttattcagaaaaagaaaattttagaaataaaatatgGAACAATACTTTAtatgagtcttaaaatgcgtgccgaacaCTCCATTTCAAACGATAAGAAttggaagggacggagggagtatgtgatTATGAGATATACCATTAGTTCTTATTCTGATGAAATTGTTTGATTAATAgaacattttatatatatataagattatcATTGGTCAACAAGTGTTGGTGCGGTGGTTGAGCTATTGTACCCCTTTGCGAGTTCGACTCTGGATGTGCGTGTCTAAtcaatcagaaaaaaaaaataaaaaattatcattatttattaaattaaagtttacttttttattaaaaatgattgTCAGTGGTGGTTCGTGACGGGAAGATCCGTTCAAAATCGATAAGAAGCCGGTTGACTTTCATATCGGTTGATTTTCACGATACAAACGATGCACATCTACGTGGGCGTATATCCTCGATGCATGCGCACATATTCAAAAACTCAAAGTACCTAGTAGCTGTACACGTAATTGaacttttatttgttttttaattttaaaatattcattagaATTTAATGATATAAAAAACATTCTTCTATGATATTTTCTTGGAGTTATTTAATACATGAAAATTGAATACAAAATCAGAATCTAAATCATTGAACACAAacttttgttatgattttttattttgaattatttatgtatgactttattttcagatttatatcttatatttGATTCGGAAAAATTAGTTATGTCATGTATGAATTTTTATGTCAGCACGAGGGGGAAGTAAGAGATCACGCTTTTTTTTTGTACAACTAAAAACACGTGTATGTATATAGGTAAATGttcaaataaaaatcattaaaataaatattaaaatacaaacaaagAGAAACTATAAACGATATCGCTGTCCTTTATATGTCATGTCATCGCCCACCCAGGATACACCCTCACTCCCCACTCAATTCTCCTAACCCTTATGATTATATTGCTCTCCACTCAGGGTCTGTTTGgaagtgctgttaaaaattgtgtgcgatcagaaaaagtgctggtaaaaaaagtgctgttgtagaattcagataactgtttggtaattttttttgatatttgcttattttaagttataatataaaaaaatattttttgttgtgaagtttgataattaaatttgtaacagctttctgcaaaagctgaaagcagctttttccaaaagcatgggaggacctgctttttctaaaagcagctttttagCCAAAAACTGCTGTTCAGAAAAGCTGCTTataaatttaccaaacagtttttcacctccttttcagcaaaaaactgCTGTTGCTgtacagcaaccccaaacagtacctcaATTCTCCTAACCCTTATGATTACATTGCTCCCCACTTAACTCTCCTAACCCTTATGATCATAATGTTGCTCGATTCTAGGTTGCATATCGTGATGACAAGGTATCTCAAGGCAATGGAACTAACGGGAGGTGGATTTGTGGTTTTGAAGGTGGAGGCGGGAATGCTGTAGAAATTATAAGTGATACCTGCggtagaaattagtgatatagTAGCTAGTTTTAAATTTATAGAATTACTCTGTTTGTAGTAGAATAAGTCTCTGTCTCTCTATATATTCAAATAcatgtgttattttatattcgtaaaataatagttaaatgTGAAATATgtcatattaaatatatgatatcatACGCTCGATAAATAAAAAAGTACGggaaaaaagtaattaccagAAGATATTTCAACACAGATACACAAACAAACAAGCAGCAATCGCATCATGTTAATAACGTATAAGATTATCAGCCACTTCAAGATTATGAAAAAATGTATATCTCTCGTATATGTTAAAACGGttgtcaattatatattttcttagtATTAATGTATACAATAATCCTGTACACACGAAAAAACGAGCATATATGATTTGTCAATGTGAACGTTACTCGAGTAAAGCATTGATGGATGGCTGATCATTTACGGAAATTTCAAATTCACATATGTCTTAATTGATAAAATGatgattaaaagttattttttcagaaataaataatttttaatcattattttgGAATATTAAAACAATGTCTGACCAATTATTTAGAAGCTCGAAATTTTGGttgctaaaattttaaaaatgataaaatttagTCATCATTTAGTATATTACTTATTTTATCctttttatagttttttttgaatatatatatatatatatatatatatatatatatattattgtcttCGTTTCAATcaatagtttatttatttacgattaaATTCACCAATAATCCAATATTTGACCAAAATTATGAActgttatttataatttaagaaagtgaacaatatctttttattatatattacttttCATTAATATAATCTTTGTAATATGTATCATGTTATAAATTGGTTATTATGACTAAAAAAGgcaaaattaactattaatttaaaaacgGGTGAAATATTTGTTGAGATTATTGATCAAATATCAATTTCTTGTTTTTCGAGTCTAAATATCATTTTCTTGTTAAGTATTTTTTagtaatagataaaataatatattcattgaaacgagaaaatattattacaatatattataaatattttgttatctATGCTCTCAAAccaagttattattatattttattaataaaatatctgCTTATAAAAAAAACTGTACTCTATTCTTGTCAATATAGAACTTATATAAAAgtaacataattataataatctattatagtatattaaataataggtgaaaaaataaattcaattcaaaaatatgatataagccaaaatgaaataattagttaattaattatgaaatatcACGTGTCATACattactctctctgttttttaatatatgacgtttgacgcaattttaagtgctttgaccgggtaattaaaagtatttttttgaaaattttctttttcgaataaaaatatgtaatcaaaattttaattcacaaaaaaaatcaattaaaagtaATACGTTTTCTatccggtcaacccacctaaaaatatgtgcccaagtcaaaaatgacatataaaaaaaatgaagagagtaaaatataatacataatttattatctaatataatataaaatataacgtGTACTTTAAAGAGGGgatattaattgattttttcaAATCATAATCATTAATTCTAAATGAGTAGAACTTATATCTACGATTCTAGGTTCTAGTTCTAATTTAAAACTCACCCTATACGtgtatattatttacttttaaaatagttaattattattttataaatctaacCTCGTTATTTtaccaaattttataaattgatagtattatataatatgactCTTAGTTTtcattatgtttatatttatattttttagtatttgtaattttttaatgataaaatcatataaatttattataaaaatgttttagttattatatattaaaattttatttaaaattttcattaaaattattttaaatttaaacatgTAAATTGCATCACATTTTTATGTACCAACGTGTGATTGCACAAGTTAAATTACCTACGTAGGATAATGGCTCTCTTACCAAGCTCATTTCTAAAACAACGGAAACTCTTTAATTACTCACCTTCCCACTCCTACCCCATATATTTCGCCTTGCTTTAACTCGCACTGCAGCTCTATtgcatctctctcctctctcttatTTTCTCTGCGTAAATACACACTCACACTAACTATACACGCTCTATCAACGTACAAAATCTGAATTCATGGTGAGATATAATCTTTTCCGGCCGTGATCAAAGCCTGTAATCAAATCCCGTATCAGCCAAATCTAagaatcttttattttattttataataattaacacAGGGCAAGTCATAATTATTATCCatatctttttttcttttctctttcttgTACTACtattttgtgtgtgtttatatcaTGGGATTACGAGGGGTTTCTAAACACAAGTGCTTCAACTATTTATACTCTCGCCAACAGAATATCTTTACTTCAACTCAGCGGCAAAACTAGCTTTTTTTACATGGAGTTTGGGAGCGGAGCAGGAGGTGGCTCCGGCGATGACAACCATGATGTCTTGGATCCTCACCGGAGAAAGAAACGTTATCATCGTCACACTGCTAACCAGATTCAGAAGCTGGAAgggtattttttatatatactcaaTTACGCTACGCTAGTTCCGCTCTGATTCCGTCACACCGTATATGTTGTTCTATCTTTGTTATCTTTGCTTTatgattatgtttttttttcaaacatccATCAATTAATGAAGTTGTTAGAACATGGATATCTCAAGTTTTGACATGTGCATATTTTAGATAATTAGGACTAAATTTGATGTTAAACCCTACCGAGGGTGCAGTGTCACACTGGAATATATCATCCCTTGTAGGAGGGGTACGGTTCGGAACTTCGAATTTTCTTGAGGTTGTACTTAAATATAAGTATTAAGTCGtgctaattatttatttttatgctTAAGAAAGGTTTATAGTTCTAGAATTTGTTATGAGTGATGCACATAATTACATACCTTAATAGTGGAAGGCATTGAGTGTGACATGTCAAATGTACTTCTATCAAGAAactattttgtattttgaatatactaaggctttttttttttggtaacgTCATGGGAATGAAGAATTTTCAAAGAGTTTCCACATCCGGATGAGAAGATGAGAATGCAATTAAGCAGAGAGTTGGGTTTGTCTCCACGTCAGATAAAATTTTGGTTTCAAAACAGGAGAACACaaatgaaggttcttgttactTTATGAATCTTTAATTATCTTGGTATCTGTTTTCTGATTTTGCTCCATTGTTTTGTGTTATATGTGATGTTTACTGTATTTATTTAGGCACAACATGAGCGAGCTGATAATTGTGCACTTCGTGCTGAGAACGATAAGATACGGTGTGAAAACATCGCAATCAGAGAGGCATTGAAGAATGTAATATGCCCTTCTTGTGGCGGTCCTCCTATTGGAGAAGATCCTTATTTTGATGAACAAAAATTGCACATGGAGAACTTGCATCTGAAAGAAGAGGTTAAAACGTTTCTTGTTTTGGGTCTCGAATTCTTATCACTTGGATATTAATTGACTCTATCATATTGTTTCCAATAAATGCATGATAACTAAAAACTTAAGATAgatttaaatgatgaattttgctATAAAGTTTAACTAACATAATAGTTTTGGCATGCTTTATAGCTTGACAGAGTTTCAAGTGTTGCTGCAAAGTACATTGGGAGGCCTATTTCTCAACTCCCACCAATTCAACCTATCCATATATCTTCATTAGACTTATCCATGGGAAGTTATGGAATTCAAGGAATGAGCGGTCCATCACTTGATCTTGATCTTCTTCCTGGCAGTTCATTGAACGTTCCAAACATTCCATATCAGAGCACGAGCATAACAGATATGGATAAGACACTGATGACTGATATTGCTCGTAATGCCATGGAAGAATTGATCAGACTGTTGCAAGGCAATGAGCCATTCTGGATGAAGTCCGCAACTGATGGAAAAGAAGTACTTAATCTTGAAAGTTATGAGAGAATATTTCCACGAGTTAATAGTCATTTGAAGAATCCTAATGTTTATGTTGAGGCTTCAAGGGATTCTGGTGTTGTGATCATGAATGGTCTGGCATTGGTTAATTTGTTCCTAGACTCGGTTCGTTTATCCTGTTAATTCCAGCTGTTTGTATACTTTGATACCTTTTCATACCAGGCTGACACTTGAGagtaattatcttttaaatttatatgttttcattttcaattgtcAGAACAAATGGGTTGAGCTACTTCCCACCATCGTCTCAAGGGCAGCAACAATCGCAGTAATATCACCTGGAACTATAGGCAGCCAAAGCGGTTCACTACAACTTGTAAGAACCAGCAGTTCTTGTTATTCAGTTTTTCATTGTTGTCAATGACATCATGTATATGTAAATTATAGCAAACTATGTATTTTATGAACCCTGATAAATTGCAGATGTACCAAGAGTTGCAAGTGCTGTCGCCATTAGTACCAACTCGGCAATTTTACTCCCTTAGATTCTGTCAGCAAATCGAGGAAGGTTCATGGGCTATTGTTGATGTTTCTTACGATCTTCCTCAAGATAGCTTGTTTACTTCTCAATGCCGAGCACGTCGGATGCCTTCTGGATGCTTGATTCAAGACATGCCAAATGGCTACTCCAAGGTCCTAATCTCAGCCTTGTCCTACTAACAAAGATTAATTTGTTGCTGCACCTTTTCAAGTTCAATTACTTTCATTCTTACATATACAGGTTACTTGGATGGAACACATGGAAGTTGAAGATAAAGGTCCCGTCCATAGACTTTATAAAGATCACATTTACAGTGGCTTAGCTTTTGGTGCTGAAAGATGGATTTCTACTCTTCAGAGATCATGTGAAAGAGTTGCTTGTTCAATGGTCACTGGAACTACAACTCGTGATGTTGGAGGAGGTGCTGGATCTTTGTTTTGATTGTTTATAATGCATAAAtttatttagatatatatttaagtAGATAACTGATCAATTTGTTTCCATTTTCCAGTTATAACATCTCCATATGGTAAAAGAAGCATGATGAAACTTGCTCAGAGAATGGTAAACAATTTTTGTTCTATCATTAATTTGCCTAATAGTCAGCAATGGACTGCGTTATCTGGGACGCCAAATGAGTTTGAAGTTCGAGCCAACCTCCACAGATTTGCAAATCTTGGTCAGCCTCATGGAATGGTCCTTAGCGCAGCCGCCACTATTTGGCTGCCACTTCCTccacaaattgttttcaatttcttcaGAGATGAAAGAACTCGACCTCAGGTACAAGTTTAACCATTTTGAACTCATTATccattcttttttttattttttattttcttgtaattaTTTGATATCCCTTTGCGCAGTGGGATGTTCTCTCGGATCACAATCCTGTCCAAGAAGTTGCTCACATTGCTAATGGATCTCATTCAGGGAACTGTATCTCTGTTCTTCGGGTACGATCAATTTAGCTAAAGAATATCTTTCCTTCAAAATGTTGTTAATTACTTAATTTCCTATCTAATTCCTTAGTTCCTACTACTGCAGTGAACTTGTTAAAATTTTGAGTTGAGCACCACCATAAATGT of the Daucus carota subsp. sativus chromosome 4, DH1 v3.0, whole genome shotgun sequence genome contains:
- the LOC108216699 gene encoding homeobox-leucine zipper protein HDG11 — encoded protein: MEFGSGAGGGSGDDNHDVLDPHRRKKRYHRHTANQIQKLEGIFKEFPHPDEKMRMQLSRELGLSPRQIKFWFQNRRTQMKAQHERADNCALRAENDKIRCENIAIREALKNVICPSCGGPPIGEDPYFDEQKLHMENLHLKEELDRVSSVAAKYIGRPISQLPPIQPIHISSLDLSMGSYGIQGMSGPSLDLDLLPGSSLNVPNIPYQSTSITDMDKTLMTDIARNAMEELIRLLQGNEPFWMKSATDGKEVLNLESYERIFPRVNSHLKNPNVYVEASRDSGVVIMNGLALVNLFLDSNKWVELLPTIVSRAATIAVISPGTIGSQSGSLQLMYQELQVLSPLVPTRQFYSLRFCQQIEEGSWAIVDVSYDLPQDSLFTSQCRARRMPSGCLIQDMPNGYSKVTWMEHMEVEDKGPVHRLYKDHIYSGLAFGAERWISTLQRSCERVACSMVTGTTTRDVGGVITSPYGKRSMMKLAQRMVNNFCSIINLPNSQQWTALSGTPNEFEVRANLHRFANLGQPHGMVLSAAATIWLPLPPQIVFNFFRDERTRPQWDVLSDHNPVQEVAHIANGSHSGNCISVLRAFNTSQSNMLVLQESCIDSSGSLVVYSPVDLPAINIAMSGEDTSYIPLLPSGFTISPDGRTSTLQTVHEGASSSSSTTTTGSLLTIVIQIMVSHMASTTTKMSQESVNTVNNLIGNTVQQIKVALNSST